A section of the Cydia splendana chromosome 1, ilCydSple1.2, whole genome shotgun sequence genome encodes:
- the LOC134796369 gene encoding MICOS complex subunit Mic10-like → MLTPDKRTFEERYNSCFVDLGVKTIAGLIIGGMLGSFFLRSARKWPLFIGGGTGVGMAYANCEKSLNEYLLSLEPDACLIKKQA, encoded by the exons ATGCTTACACCCGACAAAAGAACATTTGAAGAAAGATACAATTCGTGTTTCGTCGACCTAGGAGTAAAAACTA TTGCCGGACTTATAATTGGCGGGATGCTGGGCAGCTTCTTTCTGCGCAGCGCTCGCAAATGGCCGCTTTTCATCGGTGGCGGCACCGGCGTCGGCATGGCCTACGCCAACTGTGAGAAGAGCCTCAACGAGTACCTCCTCTCGTTGGAGCCGGATGCCTGCTTGATCAA AAAGCAGGCGTGA